The stretch of DNA ATTCCGCAACCCAAAGCCCCCACGCACCTGATGGCGACGCCTACTGAAGAGGCGTCGTCTCAGCCGCCATCGCCCGACCTCTCCCAGGCAGAGGCGATGCCGGATAAGACCGCGCCCACGACCTCTGATTCGGCGCAGACTGAATCCGCTCAGCTTCCGCCTGTCCAGGCCTCTGCCGCTGGGTCAGAGTCCGTTTCTGCGCCCCCAGCCAAAATCGCTCTGCCGAAAACCGAGCCAGAGACGAAGCCGGAAGCTCCCGCCGCGACACAGACACCCCCTGTTGCAGCAGCCATGGAACCGCAAGCGAGTCCCCCAGCAGCAGAGGAGGCTGAGGGGAAAGTTCAGCCGCAACAAGCGCCTGCGGTCGCTGCACTGGAACCGCCGCCTGCGCCGACGGTCAAGTCCGCTGCCGAACAGAGCGCCGCCAAAGCCGCTCCTGTGGTTGAACCTGCAGGCCACACCGCAGTTGTCGAGCCGCCGCCTGTCGCAACAGTCGAACCTCTCGCAACGCTGGATGCGCCGCAGATTGTCAGCGCCACCCAACCCATTGGCGGCGTCTATGGTCCCACTATTGAGGGGGAGGAGCTGGCCGCCATCGCCTTGAAGGTGATTCTCGACGCCAATCTCACCCAATCCCAGGCCATGGTGGGGATCTGGCTGGCCAACCCGTGGGCGTTTGTGGATGACAATATCAACAAACTCATGGCCGGGCAGAAACTCACCATCCCCTCGACGGCGGCGCTGGCGAAACTGGATGACGCCCTGGCGTGGCGGGTGCGCTATCAACACAAACTGCTGCTGCGCGGTCAGATTTTGGAGGAGGCGCCGTTGACCCGCGAAGCGCTGCGGCAGGTGACCATCGGCCGCATCTCCGCGGCGGATCTGCTGGCGCCCGCATCGGCGCGCCTCGCAGCCCCGGGGGTTGCGCCGTCGCCGCAGGACGCCACCGCCGCACAGACCATTCTGCTGGAGCGCATCGACGCTCTTGAACATCGCTTGGCGCGCTTGGAAGCGCCCACCGATTGGCGTGATGATGCGCCGAAAATGTTCGGCGCCGGCTTGGCTGGGGCGGGGTTGGCGGTGGTTCCCATGCTGATGTGGGGGCTCTGGCGCAGGCGCAAGGAAGAGGACCTTTGGGGCGATGCCGCCTACTATGCCGACCACGCTTTGAGAGAGTTTGAAAAACACGCCGAAAACACCCCGACCAAGAGCTGAGGCGCGGCGTGCTGGTCCGACGCAGCGCGCAGGCCAAGATCCTCGCTCTGACGCTGTTGCTGCTGGCGCTGCTCAGCGGCGATCCGGCGCAGTCGTGGGGCTGGCGATTGGCGGCGCTGCTGCTGGCGCTGGCGTGGTGGGATAGCGACGCCGGACTGGTCAATACCGCGCGCTTTATCTGGCGTCTGCGCTGGCTATTGTTGGCCATCGCTCTGCTGCATCTGTGGTTGACCCCGGGTCCGCCTCTTGCGCTGCTCTCCTGGAGCCTTCCGATCTCATTCAATGGCGTGATCCACGGTTTGGCGCAGGCGGCGCGCTTGCTCACCTTCGCCATTGCTGCGTGGGTGTTTGCCCGCGTCACTCCGATGGCGTCGCTGATGGCGGCTGTGGGGCGCTGGCTGCCGACCTGGGCGCCGCCGTCGTTGCAACGCGCATTGGCCATCGCCGCCCATGCGCTGACGGTGTTGGGACAGATGCGGCTGCACGCCGCGCGCTATCGGCAGGGAGTGCGTTTGCACGCTGGCGCTGCGCCCCGTGGCGCTATGGCGCGCATGGGTCAGTGGACGCGGTTTTTTGACGCCATGATCACGCGGGTGTTGTGGCAGGCGCGTCAGCAGGAGTGGGCGTTGCGCGCGCGGGGATTCGATGCGTTGCCGTTGGATCTGGAGAGCGTTCCCCCATGGCGCGTCGCTGATTGGGCGCTGCTGGCGGCGCCATTGCTGGCGCTGCTGCTGACGCGGGCGGGCGTTTAATCATGCGGCCTATAGCAAGTCAAACCGAGATTCGGGCATGCTCGGTTTTTGGATAATGGAAGATATCGAGGGCTTTGCCCTCGAGCTCCCAAGATCAACAGCCAAACCGTGGGCTCCGCCTTTTGATTGTTGATACGGCTTCGCCTGGGGCCGCTGGGGGCGCGGCCCCCAGACGATTCGGCAGGATTGCCGAATCGGACTCGCGCAGCGAGCCCGAAGGGGGAGGGTCATGGATGGCCCGAATCACCCCGCCGCCGACCAGTCGGCGGCCAATAGATAGCGCAAGCTCCACCTGCGTCACGCAAACATTGGACGTTCTGTGCAGTTTTGGTTTTGACTCACTATATTAAGATTCACACCCCATTCGGGCAGGAGCGTGGCGACGTGAAGTGGCATCTGGATCTGGACGCGGGGATTGCAGGCAATATGTTTCTGGGCGCCTGCCTGGACTTGGGGCTGGATCGCGCGGCGCTGGAGTCGGCGTTAGCGTCGCTCAATCTGCCGGGCTGGCGCTTCACGGTGGAGGAGGCGCGCCGCGGCGGTCTGCGCGGGACGCATCTGGATGTGGAGCATGATGAGGGGCATGTGCATCGTCACCTGCCGGATATTGAGCGCATTATCGATGAATCGGCCCTGAGCGATGCGGTGAAAACCCGCGCCAAGGATATCTTCGCCATTCTGGCCGAGGCCGAAGGCGCGGTGCATGGCATTGCGGCGCACAAGGTCCACTTCCATGAAGTGGGCGCAGTGGACGCCATTATCGACATCTGCGGCGCGGCCTATGCGTTCGAGGCGTTGGGGGTGGCGGATGTCACCGCGTCCAAATTGATGGCGGGCTCCGGCCATGTGCGCTGCGCCCATGGGCGCATGCCGGTGCCGGTTCCGGCGGTGGCGCAGATGCTTGCTCGACACGGCATTCCCCTGGCCATGGCCGATAGCGACGATCTGGGCGAATTGGCCACCCCCACCGGAGTGGCGATTCTGGCCCACTTGCGGGCGGACTATGGCGTGCGTCGGCTCGAGCGGGTGGACGCCATCGGCGTGGGCCTGGGCGGACGCGAGGTTCCCGGACGCGCCAACGGTCTGCGCATACTGGCGCAGTACGCGGAACACTTCACAGATGATAGCATGGCGCAGCGCGAAGAGGTGACGGTGCTCTCCGCCCACATCGACGACATGAACCCCGAGTGGTACGGGCCGTTGTGGAGTTTGCTGCCGGAGGCGGGCGCGCTGGACGTGGCGCTGCTGCCCATGACCATGAAAAAGGGACGCCCGGGCGTGCGCCTGGAGGTGGTCTGCACGCCCGACAAAGCGCGGGAGCTGGCGCAGCTGATTCTCACCCACTCCACTACTCTGGGGGTGCGCGAACAGAGTATGACTCGCTGGGCGGCGCCGCGCAGCGGGGAGCGTGTGGAGTCGCCATGGGGCGCGCTGGGCATCAAACGCTTTGGTTCCCGCGTGAGCATTGAGCATGACGATCTGGCGCGCATCGCCGTGCAGCAGGGGTGGCCGCTGCCACAGGCGCAGCGCCGCGTGGACGCCTGGTTGCAGGCGTCTGGCGTCATTTCTGAGGCTGACTCTTAAGCGCTTTGCACGGGTTGTGGGGCGTGCTGTGCGGCCGGTGCCAGATGCTCGCCGCAGCCGCTCTCGCCGTAAATCGTATGGCCCACCACCGCCTCAAGCCGCTGTCGATAGGCGCGGCGACGCGCCAGACACAGCAACGCCTCCCAGCGCTCCTGCTGGCTGGTGAGCATGCCGCAGCCGATGTGCAGTTCGGTGTGAATCCATCCCATAGGCGACTGAATGGGCGCATTGAGCGCGTCATACAGCGCCTCCACCATGGGCATGATCTGCTCGGCGCCGCTGAAATCCACCAGCGCCACCCCCAACTCATCGTGCCACAGTCGGCCCAGCAGATCGCTGTCGCGCACCTTCTGGCGCAGGCGCTGGGCCAGGGTTTTGAGCGCCAACTCGCCATTCTCGCGCCCGAAGGCGTGCTTGATGTGCGCCAGATTCGCCACCTCGATGGCCATCACCGCCAAATGCCGTTTGCGTCGATTGTGTTGCGCAACCGCCTTCTCCAACTCCCGATGGAACATCTGGGTGGCGAGCAGGCCGGTGAGGGGGCAGTGGGGCTCGGATTGTGTCTCTGAAACCAGATGATGTTGCTCGGCTTTGGCGCCGGTGTAGAGCTCCCAGATCTTCAGAAACAGCAGCTCATTGGGCATCAGTTGGTCAGGAAAATCGATCCAGCGCGTCTGTTCTCCCTCCCGGTCAGGCTTGACCGCAATCCGAAAGCCGCTCTCGCCGCGCCACAGCGGTTTGCTCAGGTCCAGCTCATAGACCTGTTCACACCCCTCGCAAAAGACGCGCACCCCTTCCGGGCTGATGCTGATCCAGTGTTCGTCGATATCATTGAGGCGAAAGCGGATCGCTTCGCCCTTGATCAATCGCGCGCTGTTCTCGCGCAGCAGGTGGCGGGTCCAGGCCAGCTCGGCGGCAAGCCCAAAATAGTAGCTCTGTTGCGGCTCGGAGAAGTGGTTCAAATGGGTGTCGTGCCCATGCACCCGCAGCAGCTCATCCCCCGCCGCATCCAGCCAGACAAAATCATACGTCTCATCGTCCACCGGCTGATAGAGGTAGTGATTGGCCTGGGTATGAGTGTTGTGACGCTTAATCAGCGTGGCGGCGTGGTGAAAATCCAAGCTGTGGAAAATGGTGTGCGCGCGGTGGCCTTCTCGCACAAAGCGCGCCGCGCCCGAGCGGCCGACGAAGGTGAGCGTCTCATGGGGCAGGCGATTGACCCAGATGGCCCAGGCCGCGCCCAGACCCAGCAGCGGCGGCGCCACGCCCAGCCAGGTGGTGAACGGATGCGTCCCGCCCAGCATCATCACGCCAAAGCCGAACACTGTGACGCCGATGCCCATGGCGATGGCGGCGCGTCTGCGGGCGACGGGTTTGACATCTTCCGGCGGTCGATTGCGCTGCTGTCGGCTGGCGTAACAACTGAGAATTGCGCCGATGCTCTGCGGCGGCTGGGCGAAAAGATTGGCGTTATCCGCCTGCAGGCGGGGTTCAGGCGCGGCGTCGCTCATGGGCGCTCTCCAGGCGACCGCCAAGGCCGCCTGCATAGTGGTCGGGCAATCCCGTGTACGTCAGCAGGGCTGAATTCAGCATCCATGATCCCTGTCATCGGGTCAAGCGGCTGATGTCAAAATCGATTGCGCCGTTCACGCAGGGTGATGAAGGCGTCCAGCGGCGACGTCTGATGCAGATTCGCCGCTTGCAGAAATCTCTCCTCATCGCAGCGCATAAAGGGGTTATAGCGCTTCTCCACGCCCAAGTTGGCGGGCAGGGTGGGTTCGCCGTCACGCCGCAGGCGCTGAGCGTTCTGCAACAGCGCATGCAGCTTCTCATCGTTGGGTGTCACGCTTAAGGCGAAACTCAGATTTTTGACGGTATATTCGTGAGCGCAACAGAGTTGAGTCTCGTCAGGCAGGCGGCGCAGGGTCTGAATCGAGCGCCACATCTGCTCCGGCGTGCCGCCAAAAAGTCGCCCGCAACCAAAGCTGAACAGGGCGTCGCCGGACAGCAGCAGATCGTCAATCAGATAGACCATATGCCCCGGCGTGTGACCCGGCGTCGCCATGGCCTGAATTTCGCAATCACCGATCTTCAGACGCTGTCCATCACTGGCGGCAATGTCCAACGCAGGCAGGTTGTCAGCGTCGAGCGCATGGCCGATGACCTGAGCGCCGGTCTGCTGGCGCAGCGCGTCGACGCCGCCGATATGATCGTTGTGATGGTGGGTGAGCAGAATATGGGTCAGCCGCAATCCGCTCTGCATGAGGTGGTCGGCGACCGGCTCCGACTCCGCCGGGTCGACACAGGCCACGGCGCCGTCGGCGACGGCAAAGACCCAGATGTAGTTGTCATCCAAACACTCAAGCGGCGTGGCGCGCATCATGCACATGCTCCTGAAAGGGGAAAGTGAGCCCATTCGGTGAATCTGGACGCCATCAGTTTACAGAGTTGGTACGCCACGCCCCAGGGTTTGCTCGCCAATCGCTTCATTGGGGAGTCCATTGACCGCCTGTTGGGCGAGCGCCGTCTGGACGCCATGTTGGGCATGGGCTACCCGCACCCCTATCTGGAGCGCTGGGCGCCGCGCTGTGAAAGCATACTGGTCGCATCCCCGGCGGAGATGGGCGCGGCGCGTTGGCCTGCGCGCGCGGCCAATCGCAATATTTTGATGCGCCCCGATGCGCTGCCCTATCCGGACGAGTCTTTCTCCTGGGTGGCGCTGACCCATCTGCTGGAGGGGGTCAACGGACCCAAGCCGGTGCTGCGGGAGATCTGGCGCGTGCTCAAGCCGGGCGGGCGCATTTTGGTGGTGGCGCCCAATCGCGGCGGGCTGTGGGCCCGGCGCGACAACAACCCCTTCGGCTGGGGGCGGCCCTTCTCCCCGGCGCAGCTGCGTCAGCAGTTGGAGGAGGCGCTGTTTATCCCCAAACAGGCCGCCTTTGCGCTGTTCATGCCGCCGCTGTTTGGTCGGCGTTGGGAGCGCTGGGAGCGCTGGGGAGCCGCCTGGGAAAAGGCGGGAGAGAGATGGTTCGCGCCCACGGGCGGCGTAATCGTATGCGAAGCCGAAAAGGTGGTCTACGCCATGACCGCGCTTCGCGATAAGGCTGGTGTCATCAAGCAAAAAGCGTCCATCCCCGCGCTGGAGCGGCGGGCGACGCATGGTGTGGAGAAGAGCGGTGAGTGACGCGCAAATTCTGGAAACCTTCCTCGATCGACTGATCATCGAACATGGCCTGTCGGCCAACACGCTGGACGCCTATCGGCGCGATCTGGAGGGGTTTATCCAATTCTGCCGCCAACGCGGCGGTACGGTGTTGCGCGCCACCCGGCGCGATCTGACCGACTATCTGGCCAATCTGGCGGAAGCCGGGCGCACCGCCGCCACGGTGTCGCGGCGCTTGAGCTCCCTGCGACGTCTGTTCACCCATCTGCGCGACGCCGGACTGCGCGAGGATGACCCCACCGCACGACTGAGCCGTCCGAAAATGCGCCGTCAGATTCCGCAAACCCTGACTGAAGATGAAGTTGAGGCGCTGCTCTCGGCGCCGGACATCAGCACCGATCTGGGCGTGCGCGACGCGGCCATGCTGGAGCTGATGTACGCCACCGGTCTGCGGGTGACCGAGTTGGTCACCATCACCACCGACGGGGTGGATCTGGAGGGCGGCTTTGTGCGGGTAATCGGCAAAGGCGACAAGGAGCGCATCGTGCCCATGGGCGAAGAGGCGCTGGATCGGGTGCGGGATTATCTGAAACACGCCCGGCCCATGTTGCTGCGGGGACGCCGCAGCAGCGCGCTGTTCGTCACCCGCCGCGCGGCGGCCATGACGCGGCACAATTTCTGGCACATCGTCAAACGCTGCGCCGCCGATGCGGGCATCGTCAAACCGCTCTCTCCACATGGCATCCGTCACGCTTTCGCCACCCATCTGCTCAACCACGGCGCCGACCTGCGCGCGGTGCAGATGATGTTGGGTCACGCCGATATCGCCACCACTGAGATCTATACCCATGTGGCCAACGAGCGTTTGAAGCGTCTGCACGAGAAACTGCATCCGCGAGGCGCGTGATGGCCGAGCGTGAGCCCCTCGAAGAGGAAGAGGAGTGGGACTACGAACCGCCCGAGGAGTTGACGGCGGGCGCGCGCGTTGTGCTGGGCGCGAAACTGGCGCTGGCGCTGGTGGTCGGCGCGCCGTTTATTCTCATTCTTGGACTGTTGTGGCCGATCTATCGTTTGAGTGAAATCCGCGCCGGGCGCCCAGCGCCTATCCCGCCCTGGGACCCTCTGTTGGCGCGCTTGCAAGGGCGTGCGCCGCGACGCCCAGAACCTGTGCGCCGGACCCAATCCGGCTCCACATTGAAATATAAACATCCCAGCGAATTGCGTGCTGGAGGAGCCCCCGACCCGCTTGAGACAGACTCCGCAGAGTTATTGGCGCAGGCCTCTGAGTCATCTGTGGAAACCATTCAGACGCCGCAACAGGATCGTGTCGCTCTGGTGGTGGGCGCCAGCGGTCGGGTGGGCGAAGCGATGGGTGATGCATTGGCTGCGCAAGGAATTGCTGTTGTGCTGGCGGCGCAATCGCGGGAGTCCCGCGCCCAATCCCAGGCTGATTCGATTATCGCGCGCGGCGGACGCGCCCTGGCCGTGGGGATGGATCTGCGCAACCCCGCCGCCATTGAGAGCGCCATCAATGAAACCCTGCGTCAGATGGGGCGGCTGGATATTGTCATCAACGCTGCAGGCATGTTCCTGCCCACCGATACGGATGGCGGCGTGTGGGAGTTGATGCAGGCGCAGTTCGTGGTGAATGCTCAAGGGCCGCTCTGGTTGACCTTTAAAGCTGCGGAAGCCATTCGACACTCTGCTGGTCAGGGGGTGGTGATCCATGTCGGCGATGTCTGGGGCGAGCGCCCGTTGGGGAATTACACTGCATACAGCGCCGCCAAAGCCGCCCTGCGTATGGGGGTGATGGGCGCTGCGCGGGATCTAGCACCTGCTGTGCGGGTCAATTTGATTGCTCCGGGGGCCGTGGCGCCGCCCAATAACGATGAGGATAATGTCGGCTGGCGGCGTCTGCTGCACAATACCCCATTGCGTGGCGAGGAGGGGGTGGCGCCGGTGGTTCAGGCCATGCGCTATCTGATTGATGCGCCGTTTGTCACCGGCGAGATCCTGCACGTGGACGGGGGGCGGCGCTTGGTGTAGAACAGGTTTTATCGTTCACCGCCTGTTGCGCCGGAGTCATCGCCGTGATGAGACAGTTTATTCTCGATTCCATCAGCCCAGTGGACATGATCTCATGGGCGCTAACCGCCCTGTTTTTTCTTGGCGCCGCAGCGATCAATGGCGGAGATCTGACGCTCTCATTCATCGGCGCGGGCGGCGTGGTGATGACCATGTTTCTGGTTGGCGCCTCGGTTGAAGTGATGATCGAGACCCTCAAGGATGTCAAAGGCATCGGCACCTTGACCGGGTTTCTCACCAATGGCCCCGAAGCCATTGTGGTGGTGGTGGGTCTGGCCACCGGCGACATTCTCTTCGCCGCCTCCACGCCGCTGGGCTCCAACTTTATGAACCCCATCCTGTTGGTTCTGGCCGCTCTTCTGACCGGGCGGCTGATGCTGACTCTCAAAGTGCATCCCGCTTACACCGTCTCTTGTCTGGTGGTCACCGCCACCTTTGCCGGCGGCTTCTATCTGGTGGATCGGGCGCACTACCTGTTCTGGGTCATCGCCGTGGTCATCGCCAGCGTCTACTTCTTTCTGCGTCGCATGCCCGAGCAGGAGGAGGAGACCGATGATATCGCCATCAGCAAGTCCTGGTTCTTCCCCGCCTTATTGTGTCTGATCGGCGCGGGTTATGCTCTGGATCCGGTGGTCAGTTTCGCCTCCGAACAGTCCATGGCGCCCAAGGGCGTCATCGGCTTCATCGTTCTCTCCACCTTGACCAGTTGGCCGGAGTTTAAATCCACCATGGCGCTGTTGCGTCGCGGCAATGGCGTGGCGGCCGTGCTCAATATTGTGGTGAGCAACATCACCAACCTGTGGTTGGCGTGTGTGGGTGTAGTGGTCTACCTGATGATGTAGGCGCTGGGCGTGCTGCTGTGGCTGTTGTTTCGCCTCTTCAGACCAGCGATTGACAGCTGTTCGAATTTATGCGGTGGCTTTTGTCGGAAAAATGTTTACAATGACATCTTGAAGCACACCGAGAAATTCGAGTTTTTGCAAAAATGCGCCAGGCGCTTCAACTGACTTGACGGCGGATAGCTGTGTCGTCATTCCCTGTGTTGACGCCTGTATCTATTGGGTATCCGTTAGATATTGCGGTTGCCCACACAGACCGTCGGCTGGCTCGTCCAATCCAGCCCTCTCCTTCCGGTGGGTGACGGTAAACCGGGGCGTGGTCGACTCATCACCGACCCGTTTTAAGAATTCTTCCACTACTGCGAACCTGTTGTTGCCCCCTCACATTTGGTTAGGGGGTTCTTTTTTTTCCCCAGTTTACCTATTATTCCCTCATCTGACGGCTATTTTCACCGCGCATATCAGCGCTGACTGCTCGTTTGCGCCCAACCTTGCGACACTCTATGCGTTACAAAACCTTGTCGCTTGGTTGCTGGTCAGAGACAATAATGTTGCGCGTTTCCTTTGTCAGGTTGCAAAAAAAACACTGGACGTGATGCCGATGCCAAGCCGCTTGTTCCGGAAAATATTTCGTTTTCTATTTTATATGTTGGCATTGGTGATTGTACTGGCGGCGGCGTTGCCGCTGATCATGCTGCAGCCGCAAGCGCGGGATATGGCTTTGGGTCAGTTGCAGCAGCAACTTCATTGGCGCATCCATATCGAAGAGTTTGATCTCTACTGGGGGCGGCTGGATATGCGCAGCGTGAGCGCTATCAGCCATGGCACCGATATCGAAGCCGCCCTACTGAGGGTCGAGTGGAGTCTGCATGACCTGTTTTCCGGCCGGTTGAGCAATTTCCAACTCTACGACCCCGTCGTTTCCATCGTTCCCACTTCCAGTAATAACGACAGCGCCAGCGCACAAAAGGCCAACTGGCGTAAGGCGCCCATGGCGCTCCCCTTCGCGCTGCGAACGTTCCAAATTCGCAACGGCCTGATACAGCTAAAAAGCAAACGCAATCAAACCCAGTGGAAGCTTACCCGCATCGAAGCCTATGGCGATGATCTCGATGAGGGACAAGGTGAGGTGATCTTTGCCGGTCAGGGCGACCCCGGCGGCGTGATAACAGCGCAAGTGGTGTGGAGCCGTGAACAGGTGATGCTCAACATCGATGCCGAAGACGCGCCTTTGGCGCCGTTGGGCGCATTGGTGGGCGCGCCGCTGGATGCCGGGTATCTCTCGACACACATGGAGATTACTCTCGGGCCCAATATCCCGTTTGAAGCATCGGGTCGACTGCGGGTGAAAAACGCGCACAGCGCTGGCGGCTGGAACGCCGACGGCGAACTCTTTCTGCACGCGGGTCGGCGCAACGTGGAGTGGACGGGCGCTGTGCTGGTGGGCTCGCCCTATGCCGGCAAAGAGGATCTGCTGCTCACCGGAGTGGTGGCGTACGACAAGGGGCTGTGGGTGTTGCAGGAGTCCGAGGTCAAATTGGCTGGATTGGGGCGCCTGGAGCTCAATGGACGCTGGGAGGCGGGTCTGCATCTGGACGCCACGCTGATCAGCGTGGCGCCCATGGAGTTGGCCAAGTGGTTGGGCGCGCCTGCATCGGAGGAGTTGAGGCTGCGCACCCACAAGCCGTGGCGCCTGCATGTGGTGGCCCAAGGCGACCCGCGCGCGCCGGAGTGGCAGGCGTCGCTCAAAAGCGGTCCGGACGTCATCCACTCCGACCAACTGCGCGCTCAGGATGTGAATGTTTCGCTGCAACTGAATGGCCGTGGGGCTGAACTGGGCGATCGGGCGCGGGTTGAGCTCTCCGCCGCGCATTTGAAGTATCACAAAGCCGAAGCCATCGAAATGCTCTGGCATGGCGAAGTGGATCTATCGGAAGAGAATGAGGAGTCGCTGGAGGCGCATCTGCTGGGCAAATGGCGCGTGCGCACCGGCAATGGCGCGTATCAATCCATGGGCGTCTCCATGGATGCGCGTTTGGATGGTCTGGCTGTGAGCACGCTGGGCGCCGAGGTCACTGTGGCCGATGGCGGCATGATCCATATCGCCCATCGCAAGCTCAGAAAATACATCTCCTGGGTATTCACTGCAGAGCCCAAAAAACCCTTGGAGATCTCTCTCGTTGGCGCGCTGCTGGATCGGAATCTGGGCAGTGGCGATCTGTCAGGCAAGTTGGAGTTCCTGCAGCGCCATATCCCAGGCAGTCACTGGGAGGGTCAGTTCAGTTGGGGGCTGCGTAACGGCCGCTGGAGTCAACCAGCGCGTGGGGACGCGCCAGAGGTGATTGCGCAAGGCGTCAACGCTGCGGGGGATGGAAACTTCTCCTGGGCCGAGCAGGTGAAATCGTACCGAGTCTCCACCAGCATGCGCGTTGAGAAAGGCGAATGGCTGGCCGATGGCTGGTATGGCGATCTGGGCGCCGAAGAGCCTCAAGCAATCGCCAATATCTCCCTGCTGCCCGACGGCGCATTGTCAGGGCGTTTGCGGGTGATGGCGCGCAGCATCGAAAAGCTTACGCTGCAGAGTCGTAACTGGCGCGATCCCAAAGCGGCCGGGGTGACGGCAAAGCTGAACCAACTGCGCCTGGAGCCGCTGTTCAAAACCTATCTGCAGGATCGCTGGGCGTTGGTCAATCCCCAGTGGCGTCAAGCCAAAATGGTGGGTCAGGTCGATGGTGAAGTGACCTTGAACTGGCCTGGCGAGGCGATGCGTCTGGAAGGCAGCCTCAGCCTGCGTGATGGCTATATTGTTGGTCCTGGCCAAGAGTGGCGGCTGGAAAACGTCTCACTGGATCTGCCCATTTACACCGATCTGGCGCCGCCCAAATTGCCGCGGGATCCTGGCGCACTGAATATTGAACGTGTGATTTGGCGTCAAGAGCCCATTGCGCTGATGGGACTCAAACCCATTGTGGAGGGGCGTCTGCTGCGCTTGGGCGAGCAAGTGGAGTTGGATCTTCTGGGTGGCGGCGTCAAGCTCAGCAATGTTCAGGTCGAGTTCCCGCAAACAGAGAGCCCGGCGCAGGCGCGCTTCGGTTTGACCGGCCGCGACCTGAATCTCACGCGCGTCAGTCATGCGTTGCAACTGACCAAGCCGATGGAAGGTAAAGCGTTTTTGGAGTTTCCGCGGGTGACTCTTTCGCAGTGGGGGGTGGGTAAATTCCAGGGCGAGGCGGGCTTGCAGATGTATGGCGGCATCGTCTCTTTGCGCAACATCTGGGCCCGTAACGTCACCCAACCCACACCGGAGTGGGGTATGGATGTGCAGGTTTCGCAACTGGATCTGGGTCGAGTCAGCGCCGCCTTGGGCGTGGGCGCGATGCATGGAACGCTCTCCGGCGAAGTGGAGGATCTGGCCATGGCCGGGGCTGAGCCGGTGTCCTTCGACGCCTCCTTTGGCAGCGTCGAAAGCAACACCCAACAGGTCATCAGCGTGGACGCCA from Magnetofaba australis IT-1 encodes:
- a CDS encoding sodium:proton exchanger — translated: MRQFILDSISPVDMISWALTALFFLGAAAINGGDLTLSFIGAGGVVMTMFLVGASVEVMIETLKDVKGIGTLTGFLTNGPEAIVVVVGLATGDILFAASTPLGSNFMNPILLVLAALLTGRLMLTLKVHPAYTVSCLVVTATFAGGFYLVDRAHYLFWVIAVVIASVYFFLRRMPEQEEETDDIAISKSWFFPALLCLIGAGYALDPVVSFASEQSMAPKGVIGFIVLSTLTSWPEFKSTMALLRRGNGVAAVLNIVVSNITNLWLACVGVVVYLMM
- a CDS encoding SDR family NAD(P)-dependent oxidoreductase, whose protein sequence is MAEREPLEEEEEWDYEPPEELTAGARVVLGAKLALALVVGAPFILILGLLWPIYRLSEIRAGRPAPIPPWDPLLARLQGRAPRRPEPVRRTQSGSTLKYKHPSELRAGGAPDPLETDSAELLAQASESSVETIQTPQQDRVALVVGASGRVGEAMGDALAAQGIAVVLAAQSRESRAQSQADSIIARGGRALAVGMDLRNPAAIESAINETLRQMGRLDIVINAAGMFLPTDTDGGVWELMQAQFVVNAQGPLWLTFKAAEAIRHSAGQGVVIHVGDVWGERPLGNYTAYSAAKAALRMGVMGAARDLAPAVRVNLIAPGAVAPPNNDEDNVGWRRLLHNTPLRGEEGVAPVVQAMRYLIDAPFVTGEILHVDGGRRLV